The sequence below is a genomic window from Coffea arabica cultivar ET-39 chromosome 4c, Coffea Arabica ET-39 HiFi, whole genome shotgun sequence.
TCACTGGCTTGAACTTTTAGTATTAACAACAAATTCATGAAGAGTCTAAAAGTGTTTGGTTATCTCAGTCTTAGTGCGTCTCACGCTTGGGACTATACTGCTCCTTCCACATTCCATTGGTTGCTTCACTATCATTTAGCATCATCTTACTTATTAGTGGATGGAGGGATAGTGTTCAAATTGTAAGACTAAAAAGCCTCAAACATGTGTGGATCTGTTTCAGTTTCCTCCAGACTAGTGCAACAATATCAGTCATAGAAATCTCTCCATTCCAGTATAGTAGTATGTTTAGGAAAGCATTACAGATAATCTGTTGCTTACAAAATGCCTGATAATAACGTTTTCTTGCTTCTCCTTTTCCAAGAGTTGAAATTGTCCAAAATTTCCTGGTATTTGACAGGGAACAGTTGTTCTTGTCTTCCAACCAGCTGAAGAAGGAGGTGGAGGGGCAAAGAAAATGATAGATGCAGGGGTGATAGAAAATGTCAAAGCCATCTTTGGTCTCCATGTCAAACCTGACTTGCCTGTGGGTGAAGTGGAAAGCAGACCTGGTCCTTTGTTGGCTGGAAGTGGCTTTTTTGAAGCTGTAATAAGTGGAAAAGGTGGTCATGCTGCGATTCCTCAGCACTCTATAGACCCAATAGTAGCAGCATCCAATGTGATTGTGAGTTTACAACATTTAGTTTCCCGAGAAGCTGATCCTCTTGACTCTCAggtacctctctctctctccccccgaTTGCGCACGCCCACATATAGGTGTATCTAGGTTCTTTACAGAATGAATGTGTTAGGTCCTCATACCTTGAAGTCTTCCTGTGATGTTATAATCTTTAACTTCAGCACTATACGCCCTTTTGATTATACCATGAGCTGAGACATCCAAGTCCTGCACATCATAATGAAACAGATTTACCTCTTTTACTTTTAGGAGAAGGatcttgattttattgaaaaTATGTTACTGAAAGGTGAACTATGTCCAGTGAATTATGATTGTGTATTTAGTTGGTTGTGTTGGACAGCTTTTGACAAAAAGTTAGTCTACAAAAATTTCATAAGTTTACTTCAAACATTGTCATTTCTCAAGTATTCCCTGTGCTTTCCTTTTGTATCTAAATTTTCAGTGGAGATGTTCTGTGAAGTCGTAGTTGCAATCATACAAAAAGCAGGATATTTTAGCAGCAACTGTGTAACTTAATGCACCTTTTTTTAAAGGAAATCTTCTCCTTGACTTAATAGCAGGATGATGTCGTATTTATCTTTTGAAGGAAATAGTGACTTGTACTGAAATGTCAATAGTTACCAATTAAAGATCTGGAACATAAATCCACACGTGCAGGTAGTTACGGTGGGCAAATTCCAAGGAGGTGGGGCATTTAATGTCATACCTGATTCAGTAACTATTGGTGGCACTTTTCGAGCCTTCTCTAAGGAGAGCTTGATGCAGCTCAGACAGCGGATTGAGGAGGTACCATGTGGACTTTAGCTGATGTTGTTTGGTAGCTAATTCATGATATGCGTAATTACTTTATATTAGACTCATtaatcatcagtttcatcatcctCGGTCAGCTTTCAGAAAAGATTGCATAAATTGGCTTATAGAATGCTTGTGGCTATGGCTGCTGCTGTAGCTGTTGTTGCATGGGAAGGGGAAATAAGAGGCTTTTCTCTGTATACTGGCTCATTTTGTCATGTTGTCATGGAGAAACTTTGAGCCGTATTCTGTGTTTCATTAGATCCCAACCTGTGGGCGAAAAAGTACCAAGAacatgttttagttgtttttggagaTAGCTCTTTTTACGGAAATTTTCTCTCCAAAATGAACTTGTTTTCTGCTTCCCAACATTGGCCCATTTATGGCAAAAGTGGCTGCTTCTTGTGTCAAGGTTAGCCTGATAAAAGAGATTTCTATATCAAGCATATCTACTTCATTTACTTACCCAAAGAGGGAAGAGGAGGATGCTTACACGTTTTATTGCATGTGCAAGTCACGACTTGCTTTATTGTTCCTTTGCCGTATCATGGCTGCAGTGTCATTCAATCATTAATTACcaacatttttgttgtttgatTTCTGTTTTACTTTAATTAGACACTGAATCTACTTCCTCTTGCAGGTCATTGTTGGGCAAGCTGCTGTCCAGAGGTGCAACGCTACTGTAAACTTTCTTTCCACTGAGAAGCCTTTCTTCCCTCCGACCGTTAATAATAAAGACTTGCACAATCACTTCCTAAAAGTTGCTAGTGATATGGTTGGCACAGCCAATGTCAAGGAGATGCAACCATTGATGGGATCTGAGGACTTCTCATTTTTCCAAGAGGTTATACCTGGTTACTTCATTTTTATTGGAGTAAAGGATGAAAAAAATACGAAGCCTGCATCAGTGCACTCACCATTTTTTAAGATCAATGAAGATGCGCTTCCTTTGGGTGCTGCTCTTCATGCATCTTTGGCTATTAGGTTTCTTCTTGAAAGCAATGCGGAGACTCCATTGCTGAATCAGAAGCTTCGTGATGAACTATAAGCCTTCAAAAGTCATCATTTTTTTATCAACGGTTCAAAACGATGCCTATCTGTAAATACTGTATGCATTGGTCAATTTTGCTTTCCGAAAGTGAAAACAATTGATAAAATATCAATCCGAGGGCATTCCAGTTTCCACCcagccttctttttcttctccaaCTTTTCTGCTCTCTCTTTGGGTGAAAAAGGCATTAGCAAAGGGGCTTTCCGCGTCAGCAGAGTAGAATGGTATAATCCTTAGCATGCTGTTTAGTCGTTAAAGGTCTTAGCCATAGTAGTGTTCTTTCAATTCCTTGAAATAAGCAGAGAGATGTAATACAGTCTCTCCAAACTTCTAGAGGATCATAATGCTTTTGTTAGAATTTTTCTTGAACAATGTACACAAAAACCTCTTAACCTTGTTTGTCATTATAATCTCTTGGAAGTCTGAAAGCAGGGGAATCTATGATTTGTTTCAGTAAGATGATGATGGTGTAAAATCATCCGTTTACCTCCCAAGACCTGCCACGAAATCTTCACTCCTCTGCCCATGCATATCAACTCCCTCCCTTCCTTTTAGATAAACGCTTCGCCGCATATAAGCATACGCCTATGACGATAAAAtttgataatgtatacactgaCACGTATATAAGATTGATCCTAATGTAGACGACTGATATTTGACAGTTGGACAAACTGAATATAGGCCCAAGAGATGTAAAAGGACCCAAAATGAGCAagtaaataaatagaaaacaagCAAAGCTTGGGGAAGGCAGGTAGCTAACAGCAGATATCAATATCCCGTGAAACCCAAGTCATATTCCACGTTGCCCACCATGCACTCCAAGAAGGGCCATGATCGCATTTCATACAAATATGATACAATATCGTTACATCCAAAGGACCTCAGAATGTTGTATTACTGAAGATATATGCTATCATACTTCTGTAATCTCTATATTCAAAATGATAATCTATGTGTTTTTGCCTGT
It includes:
- the LOC140005097 gene encoding IAA-amino acid hydrolase ILR1-like 4, coding for MGVSRWIFLIYSLLVIPPNPIGCLSSKEISEIPVSFLNFAKKAEVFDWMVGIRRKIHENPELGYEEFETSKLVREELDKMGIPYKYPVAVTGVVGFVGSGEPPFVALRADMDALAMQEMLEWEHKSKNPGKMHACGHDAHVAMLLGAAKILQEHRKILKGTVVLVFQPAEEGGGGAKKMIDAGVIENVKAIFGLHVKPDLPVGEVESRPGPLLAGSGFFEAVISGKGGHAAIPQHSIDPIVAASNVIVSLQHLVSREADPLDSQVVTVGKFQGGGAFNVIPDSVTIGGTFRAFSKESLMQLRQRIEEVIVGQAAVQRCNATVNFLSTEKPFFPPTVNNKDLHNHFLKVASDMVGTANVKEMQPLMGSEDFSFFQEVIPGYFIFIGVKDEKNTKPASVHSPFFKINEDALPLGAALHASLAIRFLLESNAETPLLNQKLRDEL